The Pseudomonas triclosanedens genome has a window encoding:
- the tssF gene encoding type VI secretion system baseplate subunit TssF — translation MSDSIDAELLDYYQRELTWLRHAGAGFAARYPKVARRLELGAGECADPHVERLLEGFALLAARLQRRLDDDYAQFSDALLEQLYPLALRPLPSCTIVQFEPDPTKGNLGAGYRLPRGTPLFVSVQGQERIDLPEELHGQTLHWRTTDEVTLWPLRIAEAVLLSAEEAQALTGEPAARAALRLDLRCLDADGWEALEIDSLRLHLCAGAVTNASLLDLIGAHSSALLAGPEGATPQRLRSLPRLVGFGPEQALLPEDDLVHPGLRLLAEYFAFPDKFAFVDVPLNDLRASGEQLYLYIVFDRAAPGRLPLQASDLALGCVPAVNLFPRTSEPLRPDGTQSEYRLVADAHRENSVEIHSLRSLRASSPRGVAEVPAYHGGQHLPGEQGLYWHARRVEGMTPNRIGSDLLLSLVDTRMQPLQDAPEYSLTAELLCTNRGLAERLPAGTTLGFERPGPVARASLLRAPSRQLQPRLDGPSRWQLVSQLTLNHLSLVEGPQALEALKEILGLHNFTADNGAYRQVEGLQALNCARVVDRVGEDAWRGWRNGLEVRLHLDRQAFVGASAVLFSAVLAQFFSLYANPNRFVRTVLVQSDQEIRRWQPQAGQPLAL, via the coding sequence ATGAGCGACTCGATTGATGCAGAACTGCTGGACTACTACCAGCGCGAACTGACCTGGCTGCGCCATGCCGGAGCCGGCTTCGCCGCACGCTACCCGAAGGTGGCGCGACGCCTGGAACTGGGCGCCGGCGAATGCGCCGACCCGCACGTCGAGCGTCTGCTCGAAGGCTTCGCCCTGCTCGCCGCCCGCTTGCAGCGGCGCCTGGACGACGACTACGCGCAGTTCAGCGACGCCCTGCTGGAGCAGCTCTACCCCCTGGCCCTGCGCCCGCTGCCATCCTGCACCATCGTGCAGTTCGAACCGGATCCGACCAAGGGCAATCTCGGCGCCGGCTATCGCCTGCCGCGCGGCACGCCGCTGTTCGTCAGCGTGCAGGGCCAGGAGCGCATCGACCTGCCCGAGGAACTGCATGGCCAGACCCTGCACTGGCGCACCACCGACGAAGTCACCCTGTGGCCATTGCGCATTGCCGAGGCGGTGCTGCTCAGCGCCGAGGAAGCCCAGGCGCTGACCGGCGAGCCCGCCGCCCGCGCGGCCCTGCGCCTGGACCTGCGCTGCCTCGATGCGGATGGTTGGGAGGCGCTGGAGATCGACAGCCTGCGCCTGCACCTGTGCGCCGGCGCGGTGACCAACGCCAGTCTTCTCGACCTGATCGGCGCCCACTCCAGCGCGCTGCTGGCAGGTCCCGAAGGCGCCACCCCGCAACGCCTGCGCAGCCTGCCCCGGCTGGTCGGCTTCGGCCCCGAACAGGCGCTGCTCCCGGAGGACGACCTGGTTCATCCCGGCCTGCGCCTGCTCGCCGAATACTTCGCCTTCCCCGACAAGTTCGCTTTCGTCGACGTCCCCCTGAACGACCTGCGTGCCAGCGGCGAACAGCTCTATCTCTACATCGTCTTCGACCGCGCCGCCCCCGGCCGCCTGCCGTTGCAGGCCAGCGACCTGGCGCTCGGCTGCGTGCCGGCGGTCAACCTGTTCCCGCGCACATCAGAACCGCTGCGGCCGGACGGCACCCAGAGCGAGTACCGCCTGGTGGCCGACGCCCACCGCGAGAACAGCGTGGAGATCCACAGCCTGCGCTCGCTGCGCGCCAGCTCGCCACGCGGAGTGGCCGAAGTGCCGGCCTACCACGGCGGGCAGCACCTGCCCGGCGAGCAGGGCCTGTACTGGCACGCGCGGCGGGTGGAGGGCATGACGCCCAACCGGATCGGCAGCGACCTGCTGCTGAGCCTGGTGGACACCCGCATGCAGCCCTTGCAGGACGCCCCCGAATACAGCCTGACCGCCGAACTGCTGTGCACCAATCGCGGCCTCGCCGAGCGCCTGCCGGCGGGTACCACGCTGGGCTTCGAACGCCCCGGACCGGTAGCCCGCGCCAGCCTTCTGCGGGCACCGAGCCGACAGTTGCAGCCGCGCCTGGACGGGCCGTCGCGTTGGCAACTGGTGTCACAACTGACCCTCAACCACCTGTCCCTGGTGGAGGGCCCGCAAGCCCTGGAAGCGCTGAAGGAAATCCTCGGCCTGCACAACTTCACCGCCGACAACGGCGCCTATCGCCAGGTGGAGGGCTTGCAGGCGCTGAATTGCGCGCGGGTGGTCGACCGTGTCGGCGAAGACGCCTGGCGCGGCTGGCGCAACGGCCTGGAAGTTCGCCTGCACCTCGATCGGCAGGCGTTCGTCGGCGCCAGTGCGGTGCTCTTCAGCGCCGTGCTCGCGCAGTTCTTCTCGCTCTACGCCAACCCCAATCGCTTCGTGCGTACGGTGCTGGTGCAATCCGACCAGGAGATACGCCGATGGCAACCCCAGGCCGGCCAGCCTCTCGCCCTCTGA
- the tssG gene encoding type VI secretion system baseplate subunit TssG — protein sequence MATPGRPASRPLSQRLRDEPQTFEWLQALLLLEREQPRATPLGQGSLPAAEALRLRGPLTPVFEPSQISALEEVDGRPQLTSPIFGLGGADGALPYAYQEWLQQRARLKDHAPGEFLDLFQHRLLSLLYRVLRKHRLALGFQAPAAAPMQRPLRALVGLLPKGLQERGALPDGAILARGARFAGGRRSLAGFAALVRQQFAVAVQCEAYAGAWRTIPTASRSVLKRGGANLGLGRDAIAGTRVWDEHAGFRLQLGPLDEQAARRFLPDGEAHPQLASLCALYFGPDLDCHLRLLVRASGPLALGGGNAPRLNWNTGLRRDSDALQHIDLSLRHAEMT from the coding sequence ATGGCAACCCCAGGCCGGCCAGCCTCTCGCCCTCTGAGCCAGCGCTTGCGCGACGAGCCGCAGACCTTCGAATGGTTGCAGGCTCTGCTCCTGCTCGAACGCGAACAGCCCCGCGCCACGCCCCTCGGCCAGGGCAGCCTGCCGGCCGCCGAGGCGTTGCGGCTGCGCGGGCCGCTGACGCCGGTGTTCGAGCCAAGCCAGATCAGCGCGCTGGAAGAGGTGGATGGCCGCCCGCAACTGACCTCGCCAATCTTCGGCCTCGGCGGTGCCGACGGCGCGCTGCCCTATGCCTACCAGGAGTGGCTGCAACAGCGGGCGCGGTTGAAGGACCACGCCCCCGGCGAATTCCTCGACCTGTTCCAGCACCGCCTGCTCAGCCTGCTCTACCGGGTACTGCGCAAGCACCGCCTGGCACTCGGTTTCCAGGCACCGGCAGCGGCCCCCATGCAGCGCCCGCTACGCGCACTGGTCGGCCTGCTGCCCAAGGGCCTGCAAGAGCGCGGCGCGCTACCCGACGGAGCCATTCTCGCCCGTGGCGCCCGCTTCGCCGGGGGGCGCCGCTCCCTCGCCGGGTTCGCCGCCCTGGTCCGCCAGCAGTTCGCCGTCGCCGTCCAGTGCGAAGCCTATGCCGGAGCCTGGCGCACCATACCGACGGCCAGCCGCAGCGTGCTCAAGCGCGGCGGCGCCAACCTGGGGCTGGGCCGCGATGCCATCGCCGGCACCCGCGTGTGGGACGAGCACGCCGGCTTCCGCCTGCAACTCGGCCCGCTGGACGAACAGGCGGCGCGGCGCTTCCTGCCCGACGGCGAAGCCCACCCGCAACTGGCCAGCCTCTGCGCCCTCTACTTCGGCCCCGACCTCGACTGCCACCTGCGCCTGCTGGTACGCGCCAGCGGCCCCCTGGCGCTGGGCGGCGGCAATGCCCCGCGCCTGAACTGGAACACCGGCCTGCGCCGTGACAGCGACGCACTCCAGCACATCGACCTGAGCCTGCGCCACGCGGAGATGACCTGA
- the tssH gene encoding type VI secretion system ATPase TssH: MDLASLIGRLNPESRRALERAAQRCLQRTHHYVEVEHLLLELLDIDGGDLARLLPRFGLERDQVVGEINTALELFRIGSTRTPALSAHTIGLLEDAVLQASVLGLPAIRSGLLLLALLDREERRALLLNSASSLLRIPQDTLRANLLEWTEGSREQPPGARAAAVASSDKAAAQGGVLDQYTQDLTAEAHAGRIDPIVGRDGEIRQCIDILLRRRQNNPILVGAPGVGKTAVVEGLALRIAAGEVPPPLQNVDLRVLDLGLLQAGAGVKGEFEQRLKGVIDAVRSSERPIILFIDEAHTLIGAGGAEGGSDAANLLKPALARGELRTLAATTWLEYKKYFEKDPALARRFQLVQVEEPDEATAVKMLRGVAAKLEQHHGVQVLDVAIQDAVKLSHRYISGRQLPDKAISVLDTACARVALAQHDVPPALENLRHRELAVEEELQRLRREQATGLEHSVRITVLEQESASNVIAIRALEKRWGEEREAVRELLQVRRELLTLSESADAAKPDKELDGRIDHLAAELTRLETGLEAIREDDPLVPVQVDSKTVAAVIAGWTGIPVGKMLADEAHAIRTLAQRMGLRVMGQEVALGTIAQRIQAYRAGLTDPAKPVGVFLLLGPTGVGKTETAYALADALYGGERNLISINLSEYQEAHTVSQLKGAPPGYVGYGSGGVLTEAVRRRPYSVVLLDEIEKAHPDVLEAFYNVFDKGVMEDGTGLVVDFKNTVILATSNVGAELLLDTPGEQIATPAFDERLRKVLQQAFRAAFLARMTVVPYRPLEEATLEGIVITKLEKLRERYKVATGKQFDFDPAIVKAVLAKCSSAGARDIENVLMAEVTGKLAEWALD, translated from the coding sequence ATGGACCTCGCCAGCCTGATCGGCCGCCTCAACCCTGAATCGCGCCGCGCCCTCGAACGCGCCGCACAGCGATGCCTGCAACGAACCCATCATTACGTGGAGGTCGAACACCTGCTGCTGGAGCTGCTGGACATCGACGGCGGCGACCTGGCCCGGCTACTGCCGCGTTTCGGTCTGGAGCGCGACCAGGTGGTCGGCGAGATCAATACCGCGCTGGAGCTGTTCCGCATCGGCAGCACCCGCACCCCGGCGCTCTCCGCGCACACCATCGGCCTGCTCGAAGATGCAGTGCTGCAAGCCAGCGTGCTGGGCCTGCCGGCGATCCGTTCCGGGCTATTGCTGCTCGCCTTGCTCGACCGTGAAGAGCGCCGCGCCCTGTTGCTCAACAGCGCCTCTTCGCTGCTGCGCATCCCCCAGGACACCTTGCGGGCGAACCTGCTGGAATGGACCGAAGGCTCGCGGGAACAGCCTCCCGGCGCGCGCGCAGCCGCAGTGGCAAGCAGCGACAAGGCCGCGGCCCAGGGCGGCGTGCTCGACCAGTACACTCAGGACCTCACCGCCGAGGCCCACGCCGGACGCATCGACCCGATAGTCGGGCGCGACGGTGAGATCCGCCAGTGCATCGACATCCTCCTGCGCCGACGGCAGAACAACCCGATCCTGGTTGGCGCTCCCGGCGTCGGCAAGACCGCCGTGGTCGAGGGCCTGGCCCTGCGCATCGCCGCTGGCGAAGTGCCCCCGCCGCTGCAGAACGTCGACCTGCGCGTGCTCGACCTCGGCCTGTTGCAGGCCGGCGCCGGGGTAAAGGGGGAATTCGAGCAGCGCCTGAAGGGCGTGATCGATGCCGTGCGCAGCAGCGAGCGCCCGATAATCCTGTTCATCGACGAGGCCCACACGCTGATCGGCGCGGGTGGCGCGGAAGGCGGCAGCGACGCCGCCAACCTGCTCAAGCCGGCGCTGGCCCGGGGCGAACTGCGCACCCTCGCGGCCACCACCTGGCTCGAATACAAGAAGTACTTCGAGAAGGACCCGGCGCTGGCGCGGCGTTTCCAACTGGTGCAGGTGGAAGAACCCGACGAAGCCACCGCCGTGAAAATGCTCCGTGGCGTGGCCGCCAAGCTGGAACAGCACCACGGCGTGCAGGTGCTGGACGTGGCCATCCAGGATGCGGTGAAACTTTCCCATCGCTACATCTCCGGCCGCCAGTTGCCGGACAAGGCGATCAGCGTGCTGGATACCGCCTGCGCCCGCGTTGCCCTGGCCCAGCACGATGTGCCGCCGGCCCTGGAGAACCTGCGGCACCGCGAGCTGGCGGTGGAGGAAGAGTTGCAGCGCCTGCGCCGCGAGCAGGCCACGGGGCTCGAACACAGCGTTCGCATCACCGTGCTGGAGCAGGAGTCGGCCAGCAATGTCATCGCCATTCGCGCCCTGGAAAAACGCTGGGGCGAGGAGCGCGAAGCGGTGCGCGAACTGCTGCAAGTGCGCCGCGAGCTGCTGACCCTGAGCGAGAGCGCCGACGCGGCCAAGCCCGACAAGGAACTGGACGGCCGCATCGACCATCTGGCCGCCGAACTCACCCGCCTGGAAACCGGCCTTGAAGCCATCCGCGAGGACGATCCGCTAGTACCGGTGCAGGTCGACTCGAAGACCGTGGCTGCCGTGATCGCTGGTTGGACCGGCATCCCGGTGGGCAAAATGCTCGCCGACGAAGCCCATGCCATCCGCACCCTGGCGCAGCGCATGGGCCTGCGGGTAATGGGCCAGGAAGTCGCGCTGGGCACCATCGCCCAGCGCATCCAGGCGTACCGCGCCGGGCTCACCGACCCAGCCAAGCCGGTCGGCGTCTTCCTGCTGCTGGGCCCGACCGGCGTGGGCAAGACCGAAACCGCCTACGCCCTGGCCGACGCCCTCTACGGCGGCGAGCGCAACCTCATCAGCATCAACCTCTCCGAATACCAGGAGGCCCACACCGTCAGCCAGCTCAAGGGCGCCCCGCCCGGCTACGTCGGCTACGGCAGCGGCGGCGTGCTCACCGAAGCCGTACGCCGCCGGCCCTACTCGGTGGTGCTGCTGGACGAGATCGAAAAAGCTCATCCCGACGTACTGGAAGCCTTCTACAACGTCTTCGACAAGGGCGTGATGGAGGACGGCACCGGCCTGGTTGTGGACTTCAAGAACACCGTGATCCTCGCCACCAGCAACGTCGGCGCCGAGCTGCTGCTGGACACACCAGGCGAGCAGATCGCCACGCCGGCCTTCGACGAACGCCTGCGCAAGGTGCTGCAACAGGCCTTCCGCGCAGCCTTCCTGGCGCGCATGACCGTCGTGCCCTATCGGCCGCTGGAAGAAGCGACGCTGGAAGGCATCGTCATCACCAAGCTGGAAAAACTCCGCGAACGCTACAAGGTGGCGACGGGCAAGCAGTTCGATTTCGACCCGGCCATCGTCAAGGCGGTGCTCGCCAAATGCAGTTCGGCGGGGGCGCGGGATATCGAGAATGTGCTGATGGCGGAAGTGACCGGAAAACTGGCGGAGTGGGCGCTGGATTGA
- the tssI gene encoding type VI secretion system Vgr family protein translates to MPRSTDSNTSLSLTASSLSTLYPASLAGEEALNALGAYSLDGLNDDATPVLTDAIASHVTAVLHHDAQSRAIDAQAAEIYQLPADASAERFRLVLRPWIWWLTLASNNRVFQNLATSDIVTSIFKGHGFTDFKLSLSGSYTPREYCVQYGETDFAFVSRLLEEDGIFWFFTHEEGKHTLVLADSNDAFPPIPNGPQVPYLGQALGVRELHGIRSAQYCLQAVAGTYSATDYQFTTPSTSLYSRAQAQTGPRAQYEHPGGYTAKARGDALTKQRVDGLRSQEKRLVGESDCRWLVPGHWFTLTGHDDASLNIDWVLTRVTHEADHEQYRNRFEAIPKATAYRPPRTTPKPSMHTQTAKVVGKAGEEIWTDQYGRIKIQFPWDLQGKNDETSSCWVRVVLPWSGKGFGMQFIPRIGQEVIVTFIDGDPDRPLVTGCVYNGDNALPYALPANQTQSGIKTNSSKGGGGFNELRFEDKKDAEEVFLQAQKDMKVNVLNDSTATIGHDETLTVQNARTRTVKDGDETVTLEKGKRSVTIQTGSDSLDVKDSRTVKVGADQTHSTGGNYSHKVSGNFELVVDGNLTIKVSGTLTLQSGGSLSLKTDADLAAQAGTSVTCKAGTTLTNQAGTSLTNKAGTNLTNDAGVSLTNKASATQTVDGGGMLTLKGGLVKIN, encoded by the coding sequence ATGCCCCGATCCACCGACAGCAACACCAGCCTGTCACTCACCGCCAGCTCGCTGTCGACGCTCTACCCCGCGTCGCTGGCCGGCGAAGAGGCGCTGAATGCGCTGGGCGCCTACAGCCTCGACGGACTCAATGACGACGCCACGCCGGTGCTGACCGACGCCATCGCCAGCCACGTCACGGCGGTCCTGCACCACGACGCCCAGTCCCGCGCAATCGATGCCCAGGCCGCCGAGATCTACCAGCTCCCCGCCGACGCCAGCGCCGAACGCTTCCGGCTGGTGCTGCGCCCCTGGATCTGGTGGCTGACGCTCGCCAGCAACAACCGGGTGTTCCAGAACCTCGCCACCAGCGACATCGTTACCAGTATCTTCAAGGGCCACGGCTTCACCGACTTCAAGCTGTCGCTCAGCGGCAGCTACACACCGCGCGAGTATTGCGTGCAGTACGGCGAGACCGATTTCGCCTTCGTCTCGCGCCTGCTGGAAGAGGACGGCATCTTCTGGTTCTTCACCCACGAAGAGGGCAAGCACACTCTGGTGCTGGCCGACAGCAACGACGCGTTTCCTCCGATTCCCAACGGGCCCCAGGTGCCCTACCTGGGGCAGGCGCTGGGCGTGCGCGAGCTGCATGGCATTCGCTCGGCGCAGTACTGCCTGCAGGCAGTGGCCGGGACCTACAGCGCCACCGACTACCAGTTCACCACGCCCTCCACCTCGCTCTACTCCCGGGCCCAGGCGCAAACCGGGCCGCGCGCGCAGTACGAGCATCCCGGCGGCTACACCGCCAAGGCCCGTGGCGATGCGCTGACCAAGCAACGCGTGGATGGTCTGCGCAGCCAGGAGAAACGCCTGGTCGGCGAAAGCGATTGCCGTTGGCTGGTGCCGGGGCACTGGTTCACCCTGACCGGCCACGACGACGCCTCGCTGAACATCGACTGGGTGCTGACCCGGGTGACCCACGAGGCCGATCACGAGCAGTACCGCAACCGTTTCGAGGCGATCCCCAAGGCCACCGCCTACCGCCCTCCGCGCACCACTCCCAAGCCGTCCATGCACACGCAGACGGCCAAGGTCGTGGGCAAGGCCGGCGAGGAAATCTGGACCGACCAGTACGGGCGCATCAAGATCCAGTTCCCCTGGGACCTCCAGGGCAAGAACGATGAAACCTCGTCATGCTGGGTGCGCGTGGTGCTGCCCTGGAGTGGCAAGGGCTTCGGCATGCAGTTCATCCCGCGCATCGGCCAGGAGGTGATCGTCACCTTCATCGACGGCGACCCGGACCGCCCGCTGGTCACCGGCTGCGTCTACAACGGCGACAACGCCCTGCCCTACGCACTGCCGGCCAACCAGACGCAATCGGGCATCAAGACCAACTCGTCCAAGGGTGGCGGCGGCTTCAACGAGCTGCGCTTCGAAGACAAGAAGGATGCCGAGGAAGTCTTCCTGCAGGCGCAGAAGGACATGAAGGTCAACGTGCTCAACGACAGCACCGCCACCATCGGCCACGACGAGACGCTCACGGTGCAGAACGCCCGCACCCGCACGGTGAAGGACGGCGACGAGACCGTCACCCTGGAAAAGGGCAAGCGCAGCGTGACCATCCAGACCGGCAGCGACAGCCTGGACGTGAAGGACAGCCGCACGGTGAAGGTCGGTGCCGACCAGACCCACAGCACCGGCGGCAACTACAGCCACAAGGTCAGCGGCAACTTCGAACTGGTCGTGGACGGCAACCTCACCATCAAGGTCAGCGGTACGCTCACGCTGCAGAGCGGTGGCAGCCTGAGCCTGAAGACCGACGCCGACCTCGCCGCCCAGGCCGGTACGTCCGTCACCTGCAAGGCCGGCACCACGCTGACCAACCAGGCGGGCACCTCGCTCACCAACAAGGCCGGCACCAACCTGACCAACGATGCCGGCGTCAGCCTCACCAACAAGGCCAGCGCCACGCAGACGGTGGATGGCGGCGGCATGCTGACCCTCAAGGGCGGCCTGGTGAAGATCAACTGA
- a CDS encoding toxin-antitoxin system YwqK family antitoxin, which translates to MAKSGTLDLTRGDSTLQGRLHDGALEGPLRIAERGTPQASLGYQGGELHGTSVLYHPNGKVSARLPYVRGQLHGEASFHSAEGGLQRKVNYRDGRMHGEVSNYFPDGSLAEQSFYRDGVQDGPLRRFHGNGQLAQEARYVRGTPLEQPRAYAENGRPLDENGKPMSWLRWWLSERAAPGDV; encoded by the coding sequence ATGGCCAAGAGCGGAACCCTCGACCTCACCCGCGGCGACAGCACCCTGCAGGGCCGCCTGCACGACGGTGCCCTGGAAGGCCCGTTGCGCATCGCCGAGCGCGGCACCCCCCAGGCCAGCCTGGGCTACCAGGGCGGCGAACTGCACGGAACCAGCGTCCTCTACCACCCCAACGGCAAAGTCAGCGCGCGGCTGCCCTACGTGCGCGGGCAGTTGCACGGCGAAGCGAGCTTTCACTCCGCCGAAGGCGGCTTGCAGCGCAAGGTCAACTACCGCGACGGGCGCATGCACGGTGAAGTCAGCAACTACTTCCCCGACGGCAGCCTGGCCGAGCAGAGCTTCTACCGCGACGGCGTGCAGGACGGCCCGCTGCGCCGCTTCCACGGCAACGGCCAGTTGGCGCAGGAAGCCCGCTACGTCAGGGGCACGCCCCTGGAGCAACCCCGCGCCTACGCCGAGAACGGGCGCCCGCTGGATGAGAACGGCAAGCCGATGTCGTGGTTGCGCTGGTGGCTGAGCGAACGCGCCGCGCCTGGCGATGTTTGA
- a CDS encoding DUF4280 domain-containing protein, which translates to MGCPHVCSGATLQCSFGMAPSMLNVLPVNRTLTSGMPAANLQDHIPLVNILPFGMCSSPANPAVAAATAAALGVLTPMPCIPATAAPWVPGGPPSVLLGGMPALNANGVLMCSWGGVIKVLVPGQVQELIP; encoded by the coding sequence ATGGGATGTCCTCACGTATGCAGCGGCGCCACGCTGCAATGCAGTTTCGGCATGGCGCCGTCGATGCTCAACGTTCTGCCGGTCAACAGGACGCTGACCTCGGGCATGCCGGCCGCCAACCTGCAGGATCACATCCCACTGGTGAACATACTTCCCTTCGGTATGTGCAGCAGCCCGGCGAACCCTGCGGTGGCAGCGGCCACCGCCGCTGCGCTCGGGGTGCTGACACCGATGCCCTGCATACCGGCCACCGCTGCGCCCTGGGTTCCCGGTGGCCCGCCCAGCGTGCTGCTCGGCGGCATGCCCGCCCTGAATGCCAACGGTGTGCTCATGTGCAGTTGGGGCGGGGTGATCAAGGTGCTGGTACCGGGCCAGGTGCAGGAACTGATTCCCTGA
- a CDS encoding DUF2235 domain-containing protein: METAYLIFDGTGQNAASGNEHTVRLARELEAAGLPVETIAGPGTSDTVIRKAKKTDFDLARGELYPPAHEIPFHFDIIRDTLAGNFFGDGVYENVDEGVEKFKDLQKLGVTEVVMVGFSRGAVTAVLVARKLAELGVVVPGDNIRIKMFLLDPVPGPKLVAGNTLEIPKIVSYCYNQRSVHESRPFFDALNLTVEDEFATTLDPDYSIGVHGDVGGSTQSPVSTFNYLDLKRRLGLPVSTSDYHESILDAFDASSSVTNPGVLKELSSGQGFSRRPFGELHSGLSFPSDSALKSICVASEAIRIALANKQLFDSRFDDKLYKQFSDTVHKHAVNDSANYTTRQKPVVRGRQGMVFSPKVHNPIKIPRGGRPGMLTTLLIGGVIGAIAYMTTPSKPGQG, translated from the coding sequence ATGGAAACTGCATATCTGATATTTGATGGGACCGGGCAAAATGCGGCCAGTGGAAATGAACACACGGTAAGGTTGGCAAGGGAACTCGAAGCTGCTGGATTACCGGTCGAGACCATAGCCGGGCCGGGAACATCGGACACCGTGATCAGGAAGGCAAAAAAAACGGACTTCGATCTGGCGCGGGGTGAGCTATATCCCCCCGCTCACGAGATTCCCTTTCACTTCGATATTATCAGGGACACTCTTGCCGGAAATTTTTTCGGGGATGGTGTTTATGAGAATGTCGATGAGGGAGTTGAAAAGTTCAAGGATCTCCAGAAGCTGGGCGTTACCGAAGTTGTCATGGTCGGGTTCAGTCGAGGGGCGGTAACGGCGGTTCTTGTGGCAAGAAAACTGGCAGAACTCGGTGTGGTCGTTCCAGGGGACAATATCCGTATAAAAATGTTTCTGCTGGACCCGGTGCCAGGGCCGAAGCTGGTGGCGGGTAATACGCTGGAAATCCCGAAGATCGTCAGTTACTGCTACAACCAGCGGTCGGTCCATGAGTCCAGACCTTTCTTCGATGCACTGAACCTGACGGTGGAGGACGAGTTCGCCACGACCCTTGATCCGGACTATTCGATTGGCGTGCACGGGGATGTAGGAGGCAGTACGCAGAGCCCGGTTTCCACATTCAACTACCTGGATTTGAAAAGGCGGCTTGGCTTGCCGGTTTCCACTTCCGATTACCATGAGTCCATTCTGGATGCGTTCGATGCCAGCTCTTCGGTCACGAATCCGGGGGTCTTAAAGGAATTATCCAGTGGGCAGGGTTTTTCGAGACGGCCGTTTGGCGAGTTGCATAGCGGGCTGTCATTTCCATCGGATTCTGCGCTTAAAAGTATCTGTGTTGCCAGCGAGGCGATTCGCATTGCGTTGGCCAATAAGCAACTTTTCGATTCCAGGTTCGATGACAAGCTTTATAAGCAGTTCAGTGATACCGTCCATAAACATGCTGTCAACGATAGTGCGAATTATACGACGCGCCAGAAACCGGTCGTCAGAGGACGCCAGGGAATGGTTTTCTCTCCGAAAGTGCATAATCCGATAAAAATTCCCAGAGGAGGTCGGCCGGGAATGCTCACGACCTTGCTTATCGGCGGAGTGATCGGTGCTATTGCCTATATGACAACGCCGTCGAAGCCAGGGCAGGGATGA
- a CDS encoding cupin domain-containing protein: MSDEQASHETRGVTVELLATVDLGPEIDGMAGRHLRMRKVTIAPGGVFGPVHDHKDRPGTVFILQGTITDHRNGIATDYGPGVGWPEDRNTTHWLENRGAITAIEISVDIVRQI; encoded by the coding sequence ATGAGCGACGAGCAGGCGTCACACGAGACGAGGGGCGTAACGGTGGAACTGCTGGCGACGGTCGACCTCGGCCCCGAGATCGACGGCATGGCAGGCCGCCACCTGCGGATGCGCAAGGTGACCATCGCTCCCGGCGGCGTGTTCGGGCCGGTCCACGATCACAAGGACAGGCCCGGTACCGTGTTCATCCTGCAAGGCACCATCACCGACCATCGCAACGGCATCGCCACCGACTACGGCCCCGGCGTGGGCTGGCCGGAGGACCGCAACACCACGCACTGGCTGGAAAACCGGGGAGCGATCACGGCAATCGAGATTTCCGTCGATATCGTCCGGCAGATTTGA